Below is a genomic region from Gigantopelta aegis isolate Gae_Host chromosome 1, Gae_host_genome, whole genome shotgun sequence.
cttgttttggctttctttatacacaataaatatagcatatcttaaccgtaatttcacttgaaatccatatttcgtaaaaggtacaatttttcaatcacagaattttcttcaaacacattcaggtgcttcagtaatgttcgaaaaaaaaaaaaaaatcaataggaattttgctttggattttttccagcattcttaaaacggaaacgtcatgtacccagtttgtggttattgtaaggaggtgcaaagtgacgtcattcgaattctgacgtcattcaaattcaaaattagctatattattgcaatgcatcgccacattaaaataaaaactggtctactaaccttgacccctgttaaatttctacaagcaaacaacgctgtttacaggtcggtatattttactttttcttaattctacaaaaaatattaagtttaagttttaaaaaataaaatactaccttttgtcaaatatatcatatgaaaaaattaacgttggatatgtttcatttattgtgtacgaagccaaaacaagggtccaaaaagtgactgtcgtagaccttaataatgatgaattcacaaatcacaactgacaataacaatttgtagacAAAAAATccacttaataaataaaatgaatatgtttaattattgttctattcattcttttatttttattttttatttaaaaatatttctcgcgcggtccagtttacatcaacttttaatgaatgacatttgtagtaaaagttgtggatgttactgaccttgacattaattatgaatgaaaaaaaatagtcccgttatgctaataaggtcgctgtccaaccaatcgaaattgactctgttccctgttgacaaatcaaaatacagtttgtaatacgcacctggtggtgcgtacgaaatttgtacgacaccgctatatcttcaccaggagggtaataaacatatatattatacatgtacatatattcacaGATGTACCCACATCTACCAGAAAATATATACggaagaaatgaaattaaaagtattatatttgtaaaatgtagtctgaattttgttttcaaacaagctgtttCCATGTCGAGATTATCTTTAAGTCTCAATAAAATAGTGTTTGCCACGTtgcccattcattattaaatacatcgtatttacaagtttttaaaagaatatatcTTTCAATTTCAAATTTATGTTGCATTATGACATGCACAGCGTTAATACTTAAACActtcttttgtattttcatactgtatatataatattttatattaattattaaccagtttataaaatcacttttattattatttatcaaaccaaacattataataattttattgaaatgaatTATAGTTTCTGTTCGAGTAAATATCCAATCTGTTACTGCTTCCCATAAAGTGTGTACCTTATCGCAatcgaaaaataaatgtattgtttcaGGAAAATTATTACAGAAGTTACATATATCAGAATCAGTGTAGTTAATCTTGTATAGAAAAGTATTAGTAGctaatatgttttgcagtaatctATACTGAAACCATCGAAGGCTAGAATCTTTCACACATCGAAATGGTAAAGCATAATATTTTTCCCAGTCAGTTTGTTCAAACAAAAAGCCTTCATTACTATATTTTATCTGTCCTTTTGGCTTTACATACTGAAAGTTTAAAAATGTCAtgattaatgattaattaataaatgaactctagtggtgtcattcagaaaaaaggagaaaaaaattctctttaaataatttgtattgcTTGTTTTGCCTGCTACGTACAGTATGTGAGAAAAAGAATATCTAAAAAATGATGTATGTATAAATCGTGAGATATAATAATTCTTCTTCTTCAGATTCCACTTCTGGATACGACTCTGATGATTCTAGATCTTCTGTCGGTGACGACCAAGTGAGCTCCACATGCCGTTCACCCAGCGTTCCAGGGGAGATAATGCTGTTTAGCAACACGAGCGGTCTGTGTGACAGTCTCAAGTACATCATCACCATGTCggaattgtgtgacgtcatgtTCCTCGTCGGAAAAGAACGAGTCCCAGTTTACGGAGTTAAAGCCATCTTAGCCACACGAAGCAGGTAATTATAtcgatgacattttaaaataataattacagagAAACAGGAGTAATCGTTTATGCATaatccataatacatacattcgAAAATGGCGTTAGTAatatgaacgaatgaatgtttaacgacaccccagcacgaaaaatacatcggccattgggtgtcaaactatggtaatgcaaataaataaagtgatgatcaacatcaatataaaaattcaagacttaaaacaaaaacagtgtaaagaactgcgcaaaaacacaaatatcagaattttacggatactgaattttactcaaaacttcaattttgtgctgtattggccattctcaaagagaatgttacacccctgcaccacggtgaggttacagcacacgcaggggagtAATATAAATGTAACGTtacttattaaaatgttaaatgctTAGAATAACAACTCTTTTTATGGAAGCTGTagaaatgtgggttttttgcgCATAACCAAAAGCATCGACAtgaatttgttaatattaaattgGTGTAATTATGTGTgaataactggtcaaaggacgtggtatgtgctttcctgtctgtgggattgtgcatagaaaagatcccttgctgctaagggaaaaatgtagcgggtttctgatgatgactatgtgtcagaatttccaaatatgtgacattcaatagccgatgattaattaatcaatgttctttattgctgttgtaaaaaaaaagaaaaaaaagcatacccccccccccccaccgcaccaaaacaaacaaaaacaacacagaaacaacaacaaagtttTATGTGTGTGAATAGTAAGGCCTCTGAGATtctttaatttttgtgttttgaAGTTTCCTTCCTCTGTTTTAACAAGCTTCACAATATGCATATCTTTAAGCAGTGTTTGTAAtgatactgtttttatttttctagaGTTCTGTACCAGTTGATACTGTTTCACCAGAGGAAAATGACAGACGAGGCATCGAAGAAGAAGTCAAAGTCCAGACGCCAGACCTTGGGAACTCATCTAACCATTCCAGTACCTGACTACGACATCGACGTCTTCCGCAGCTTGGTGACGTTTCTACATTGTGGGAAAGTGAAGGTGGACGCTAAAGCTGTTGTGGGTAAGTGGATAAATTACACTGATATAATTTTCTTCAGatttttaattacaacagtAATTGATATACAAATAAGGAgaatatcacaaaattattttttgttgtcaCCGATGATTGACGAAAATGTCAACAACGCCCGTAGAGGGagtgtggtggggtgggggacaaGTAGTATTCTTTCATGTTTGTGAACGAAATTTCTTAGCAACATAAAAGTCGAGTAACTATGTGCGAGATGATTTTTGGCtgttttaaagatttattattattattattattattattatattgaacaaaatatgTGATAGTCGTGAAGTAGTTTTGCAGGTTTCTACAGACGTGTTGAGTTGACAACATGTTTACCAGAACTAGTTACTGGTTATAGTCCTTaatcaaagaaaaacaacatttcTATCAGCTGTTGTGTCATAAATGAAGACATTTAGTTACATAAGATTATTTTTCTTCACATAATTAACACTGTAGTAAGATAAGTGTAATTAATTGATTGTTTCTACAATTTCAGGTCTACTGTGTGCAGCCTCCGAGTACGAGTTGAAAGATCTGTCCATGGCATGCTGGGATTTTGTTCGACGGATGAAGGGTCAAGGTCAGAAAGACAACTTGATGACGTCAGCTTCCAGATATGGTACAAAGAAAGCGGCCCAGAAATTGATTATGGAGGtatgcattttaataatatttactcTTCAAGACGAAACGttgagtttaaaaacaaaatcttttaaactttttaaatatgttttccaaGTGGATGTTTTTATGACAAAGacctttgttttaaattaaataccaTTTAACTGAATGTAGCATACTTTGAATAACATGGCGGCATATTTAGcttaaagaaacaaatgttgaGCTATGATCACGGCACTTACTGATCATAACGCTATCTGTATTAAATGACGACAGACTGTCAAAAAGTGGGTGAATATTCAAAAATTCAatctgtgtttttttctttcttcagatTTCTAAAACCGCTGGCTGAGAGCAAGTCATCTCTCTACCGAGACTCAATCACGTGACTACCACATAGGTCACGCACCCGTCACTCATACGTCATATCCGGCTTCGACACCCAAATCAAAGTGACGGACTGACACTACCACAGAGGTCATGCACCCGTCATTCACACGTCATATCCGGTTTCGACTCCCAAATCAAAGTGATGGACAGGCAAGACAAAACAACGAGCCAAGTTTCCTGCAAATCCGCTTTTGTTACGAATCGCTGTGACGTGATCGAAACTGTATCGGTGTTCGAAAAACACGTGACATTTCTTTGTATTAATGTACGGTTTCGGATACATTAAATAGTGTTTGGCACTAAATTGATATATTAAGAATAAACATttggatttttaatttttattattttcgtgtgattaattattttgttttattttctgctTCAatagatgaaatgttttaaacagaACCAAGGTAGTTTGtgtgaattaaaataaattaactttGATCCAgttctttttaatgttttaataccaATTTGTCTGTTGGCACTTGTAAAGTGTAGAACAACGTTTCTTAGATAGAGTGAATAAAGCTGCAGTTTATCATTGACAATTTCAATTTTCTGGACTTTTCATTCATTAGTTATAtgatgtcggacatatggttaaggaccatacatatattgagagaggaaacgaaTTAGTATTATTACCTGCACACAGTGATATTACttcaggggtgggggggggggggggagattatATTGGACTTCAAGAGTTTAAAACATTGAACTGAGTGAACATAGATGCGCTGTCCTTAAAGTTTCTATAggtagtattaaaccaaataacttccggctgggttaaagttcgaggtgcacttaACTTTTGACAACGAAGTTAAcaacacaagtcctgtgattggtgataaatgtgagtgtcggtgtaaaaaaaatagtttcatctgggcaaaaaatgtatgcaattttatatcatctagtaccactgtatcaattagccttgtgcttgaaacatgtgaggGATACCTGTGAAATTTGTGCGCAACttgggtagtcatagatgctacctgttatctctgaaatgatcaaattgacccccatttttaaaattaactttaagtgtgagggttggtaggatttatatatgtggtgtttatgtcgattgatacgcttcatgtaggagttttagccacatgttactattgtcgtcaatgggatttgatttggtagtatacaccctgttaGCACGGTTGCCTGCATTTAAGTTATGGTGTTTGTGGAAAAAATGGTAGTAGGGATGAGgtgaaattttattattatcaaacttttaaaatgttaatacagTGTATGTCTTGTATCTGCTTAAAAGACAGTTATCGTGTTTAGATATGTACAATTTAATTCATATAAGTAGTGCTCTAATGTGACATTCCTAAAATCAAAGTTACACTGTTTGAATTCAGGATTCTAGTCATCACAAACATAATGCGACAGGCTATTTCTGTAATGAAATTACTAATATTTGGATATGTTGCTCTTATGAGCATTAACTATCAAACCTAGATGTGTGGATATAACCAAACATGCAAAATATAGAGTATTTCTGAACAGACTTTAACCTCACCTTcaaactgaataaaattaacTGTCACCTTTGTAATTTGTAATACTATGGTTAAAGTCTTATTATTTAAAAGACAATATATACACCAGTCCCAACCACAATTCCTCAAAATACGCTAAAACAgtgtaaatatatgaacatataCGCACAATACAGCATTTTTGGTGCTATGTCATTGACCTGAAATATGACCTTAAAATATTTGGGGAAGAATAGCACCAAAACCTTTCAGACTGCTAttgtaataaagtttaaaatgctATATGTTGCCAACTTTCTTGATTATATTCCCATGGAATTACAACTGAACCTGAACTATTACAATTTTTCAAATCTGTTTCAACCCTATTGTATGGCAATCTAATTATAATTAGCTTCACTATTACATGGAGcttatgtccagttgacctttcattcgaccaatcaaaaccttgcttacaaaatcatgccagtgatttgaaaagaatttgaaaacattcgggattatgccgagggtatacgaaatgattccgGTGCATTACGAAGTAATCCgcaaactaattgcaatataaaactttatataaaattagtttcaagacgaaaaaaacacaaccccgtgatggtatagccatgaaatctatttatactagtatacaatccagagtttattattgcactttACCCGCTGTTTTTTCAAtcttgaaatagaccaacaagttcgcccgTTGCATAAATAGTCTAGCCCAATATTTTtggaatttgtatgctcccgaataaggctatgaaaggcgaagtgtaattggtcgatatttaaattgtcatttatagatgaaatgtcacctggacatgggagtcaacgcaatgctgttagaactactggtagacccagtagagctaattttattgataattttcttttctttgggactacgtaattggtcagttttgtgattttagatgggaaagccTACTTagtcaagggttttacagaatttaCCAACTAATTCAATAGAGTTGCAACCACCgtcgaagaaagagctctacatgcaaatcatgcaaaggaacgcattcaagagaaaactaccaggcatacccgcctatgaaagtgacgacgaagaagatgatgaggaagaaccctatctgaaaaagtcaagaggatgcagtcttgtgATACGTGTGGACTGATCTTTAAAGAAGGAAGCGACTTGCAGCAACATCTGCGATTtaaaacgtgcgaggagggaaatgaagagcCATCGTCCGATCTGGAAAATGAAGGTGTACATCTTATGGTGGATGGTGAATTTCgttttttgtgacgtccggtggtatagcttggagcgaaatgacgtcagctccgtccttCTGCTCTatgcagtgtaaacaaatgctctaatttacaacaaggcgcctcgctttcatcaacctgacttctAAAACaagataaatgacttgatagtataataaactattttactaaatatatttcaatttgcatcaatagaacgaaatggagttatagtatttttctcttttaaaaaatccaaagaaaaaaatgcatattattaagcctattggtatgctacgttcgtgcaaaaacgaccactcacgatacccaagtgataattgtcttttctttgggactacttaattggtcagttttgtgattttacatGGGAAAgcctacttaatcaagggttttacagaattacttacaataataaagcaagatggctgatcgattacgattagaggggtgtccgtgcggttaacacacaataccctatGCTCTTAATGaaaggcacgtctttttagtatgtctagacacagtgtctggataccgtctaaatatacacatgccaatcaggaaccacaggtacagatCACGGAAAGAAacgaccaattaactaagaaaacactgcgattattatttcagtacgtcggttaatttatgtacaaacaataatacagttatttcaacactttgacaacggtggtttattttgtattaaatataatatataattgttgctggcttactgggatgactattattacagaatattgcgatgcatccgcaaaaatcaggtatgttttgtttcttcatttcgaagactaattcctgacgtgacacattaggtattacgtaaccaccagctcgtcagagggcgtattcactgggatggtacaaaatggctgcgcccgttatatataatagccgtcacatttaaccgttttattaattaactatacgattatacttgttgatattaagcaataatgtgcattatatatcgttgaatacgcataccaggtcaaatgccttgagtGTCCCCTCCTTTAATGGGTCAACGGATATTTGGACGAAgtagacgacgacgatacccaTAATGATGAGGACGAAGATGACGAAGAGAAATGTACACTAATACTATTCACCTGTttcccttaaggcctctcggtGTAACCCAACGTGtgtccattatatatatatatatatatatatatatatgtgtgtgtgtgtgtgtgtgtgtgtagttgtctgtagtgattgtaatttagaaataaatgaaaaaccaaaccaaaatttcGCTAGTCCACAGAAGTCCCGCTCGAAACGATGGATGTAGGCACTGTGTTTTCTTTTCACTGCAATATACTGCCAATGCTTTGAAAGTTTCAAATTTCGCTAAGGATATTAGGAAAAACAGTATATCAGTCATACATAATTTTGGGGATGTACACAGTCTCATAGTTGCACAAAGTTTAGATGTGTACAAATTGCtgacatatatttggtatatataaagGTTGAGTAGTATATGAACCGCCCTGCAGGTTATATAGACAATGGTAAAAGGAGGCTGCTTGAAACAAAtcgtaatgatgatgatatctgACATTGTAGGCCTATACTCTTTCGTTTTGTGGTTTTCTATCCCTTACCactctgttgttgttgttgttgtattctAGCAAACTCTGAAGCTTCGAATGCATGTTTAGAATCCTCCAATGAAAGTCTTCCAAAGTTAAACTATAAATGTGTCTATCCAaataatgctaaaagactttgTCTACACATACTAAACAAATCACCATTAGATGTACACgattttaaaattgtccatTCGCAATACGTTTCTCTGTCTTTATGTTGCTTAAATACCTATATGTGCGCTGGGTTTTATTTGTCaattcatcccacagacaggatagcacataccacagcctttgatatacaagtcatacTGCACTAGTtggatatagcctaatgggccaccgatgggggccgatcctagaccgaccgcgcatccgctttaccactggcctacatctcGCCCCTTGTATTTACCATTtggtaaatttatattaaatgacCCTCTACCATAAAGCGAAcggtatttttatttaaaatgcagttatttTTCTTGGGTATAGATTAGTTTGAAGTGTTATTTccagttgcagtcacgcgttaaacatgcctttcttcttcttaacaaacattcctttcttctccttaacgcataCGTCTTTCTTCtacttaacaaacattcctttcttctccttaacgcatatgTCTTTATGTTGCTTAAATACCTATATGTGCGCTGCGTTTTATTTGTCaattcatcccacagacaggatagcacataccacagcctttgatatacaagtcatacTGCACTAGTtggatatagcctaatgggccaccgatgggggccgatcctagaccgaccgcgcatccgctttaccactggcctacatctcGCCCCTTGTATTTACCATTtggtaaatttatattaaatgacCCTCTACCATAAAGCGAAcggtatttttatttaaaatgcagttatttTTCTTGGGTATAGATTAGTTTGAAGTGTTATTTccagttgcagtcacgcgttaaacatgcctttcttcttcttaacaaacattcctttcttctccttaacgcataCGTCTTTCTTCtacttaacaaacattcctttcttctccttaacgcatatgtctttcttcttcttaacaacattcctttcttcttcgtACGGGTCCTTAAAATCCATAAAAGTCCAAGATTTCTGAACTGTAAAATTTAAGTACTTAAATATCCATAAATTTCAGGAAACTGTTCAAAAGTCAATAAAAGTCCTTATAAAAtcgtgttttgttgtttataaaaTTTCTGTTTTTGATTTTGCTCGTCTTTcctacaaaatattttgtcaaaacatttttCGGCGGCATGCGTATTAAAGTCGTATTCCCGTCAACCGGTCGATCGTCTAGACATGCTGGTGAGCACAGCCCGAAGTTGGTCACGTGTCTGCATTCGGGTCATCTCGGCCACCATGAATACTGTTAGTAACGTAGCCCGTTTTCTGCTTACGGAAAGCCCATTGCTTATGACGTAGTTTGGCCACGCTGGATGACAGGCTAAAATTCAAAGAAATTCGGACAATAAGCAGCGATGCCTGGACAGTGCCATTTTCAGGATGCGTGGCNNNNNNNNNNNNNNNNNNNNNNNNNNNNNNNNNNNNNNNNNNNNNNNNNNNNNNNNNNNNNNNNNNNNNNNNNNNNNNNNNNNNNNNNNNNNNNNNNNNNNNNNNNNNNNNNNNNNNNNNNNNNNNNNNNNNNNNNNNNNNNNNNNNNNNNNNNNNNNNNNNNNNNNNNNNNNNNNNNNNNNNNNNNNNNNNNNNNNNNNGCTTCttacttttacaaaatgtcCGACAACACTAAACGGCTCATAAAAAGAGTACGgtagtgtattttttttaataaaattattccaGCCAATCTGAACGGCTAAAGTTGAAAGCGCGCCAATTGAGAGTGACGTCATGTGTGAAACGTGTCACTGTAACAAGAAGTCTTATTGTAGATGTGTTCGGAAACAGGAAATTTCCGACTTGTCAAACCGTAATTGCTAAGACTAATAATTATACTGTTCATGTATAGCGCATCAGTTAAAAGTCCGCAGGGTCTTGATTGCAATGATTTAGTTTCAaactaattggtctgattgctagcccAAAAATCTAAGTTATTGGCGAAAACCCTCGTGCAAAATAAGCTGGTCtaacacttttcaccatgtattttcatttcattattctacccacaatattaggcCTATAGCTGTTTAAcagtaaagctaatatgaataaaaaataatacagatTCGGGCAcgtttgtttaattcgggcaaaaatcagcctgcttCCCTACAAAAATGATATTGTTTCTGTTTCGGGGATGTGAGCCTCGAACGATCTGCCCTCCTCGTGCTTGGGGATTTCCACAAACACGACCTTCGCTTTCTTTTTTAAGGTGTCCTCCAGTGGTCTCCCTTTGGTCTCCGGCAACAAGAAGAGACACGCGACgctgatgatgatgaaacaGCCCATTGTCACGTAGGGAACAATGATGTTATCTCCGTCCTGCAACAAAATGATGTTCTAGTACAGACATTACACGTTGTGATGTtgtcgaattttttttttttttattattattttatttttattattattatttttttttttttttttttttttttgggggggggggtcgttttgGAGGTGGGGTGAGAAAAAAAGAGACAGTTGCATATATTTAGGGGAAACGGGTGCCCTGGTTGCCCGGAATCCGCCCCTATCACTGCCACACATGGCTTGCAGGCTATAAATAGGGTCACTACTACCGTTGACTAGGCGTGGGTCTGTGGTCATACAGTTTCCTTTGATCTCtccagtatttttttttttttttttttttatattagcaGCAATAGGTCTTATATATGGATTTTAAAGCAGAACATACacgacgacctttgatataccagtcgttgagTAATCACTGAGGTGTATTacttacaaatatgtatatatcagaTGCGTGTGCAGCAGGGTTGGAGTAGGGGTTCGAACTGCtctaaacatttttataatgtgTTTCCGACCCCCACCCCAGCACACTTTACTGGTACTGgtatttggtagtatacaaaCTACAGCCCCGTCAATGgacgcattgggctatttctcgttccaaccagtgcaccacgactggtatatgaaaggccgtggtatgtgctgtgctgtctcTTCGaacgtacatataaaagatcccttgctattcatggaaaaatgttgcgacTCACAGTGCCCCTCGTTTGAACAAATCTTCATCATAATTTTTATAGAACAGTACCAGCCTCTGTcgcgtcgtggttaagtcattggactacaggctggtaggtacttaaGGGCTCAGCGGGTAGATGTAAGGCTACACCAACCCACTGTGCTGgtcagacagcacagatagctgaggtgtgtgtccaggacagcatgcacgaaccttaattggacataagcacgaaattatgttgaaatgaaatctaGAACAGTCaatgaataattaaaacatatccaaGACTGAATATAATCAGAATTTAaacctatacatgtatatgatatagCTTGAAGGAACCATTTCTGTAACTTACTATTTGtgagaacatttatttattagtttatttgttttggaaataaattatttctctCTGCCTTTCTTCTTGAATATTTCTGAAATATATACTAATCCTAAGTTTGCCATTTTGACCAGTAAAACAATTttgtggggggtgggaggggtcACAAATAAAGCTATCACAGGCacggtagtaaatcttaaggcagagatgaattttacttgtacaatgcaggaaattgcatctcaggacatctagttttttgctttgcaccctcgatCTCTGTCAGTCCGCCAGTGTCTAAtggcttccgccgtgcctgtatcAACAAATGTGGTGTCTCTCTGGAAAGGTATTTTCAAACTGAACACAGTAAAGTATTTATCACCCCCTCTAATATAAATCTGTTTCTGATCCATATACTGCTTGTAGTAGTTCAAACGTTCTTTTATTGTCAAACATatcaatttgatta
It encodes:
- the LOC121369967 gene encoding serine-enriched protein-like isoform X1, with protein sequence MLFSNTSGLCDSLKYIITMSELCDVMFLVGKERVPVYGVKAILATRSRVLYQLILFHQRKMTDEASKKKSKSRRQTLGTHLTIPVPDYDIDVFRSLVTFLHCGKVKVDAKAVVGLLCAASEYELKDLSMACWDFVRRMKGQGQKDNLMTSASRYGTKKAAQKLIMEVCILIIFTLQDETLSLKTKSFKLFKYVFQVDVFMTKTFVLN
- the LOC121369967 gene encoding serine-enriched protein-like isoform X2 yields the protein MLFSNTSGLCDSLKYIITMSELCDVMFLVGKERVPVYGVKAILATRSRVLYQLILFHQRKMTDEASKKKSKSRRQTLGTHLTIPVPDYDIDVFRSLVTFLHCGKVKVDAKAVVGLLCAASEYELKDLSMACWDFVRRMKGQGQKDNLMTSASRYGTKKAAQKLIMEISKTAG